A single region of the Pogoniulus pusillus isolate bPogPus1 chromosome Z, bPogPus1.pri, whole genome shotgun sequence genome encodes:
- the ANKRD34B gene encoding ankyrin repeat domain-containing protein 34B: MMTERVELPAEGTSLIRAVYQSRLRLTRLLLEGGAYVNESNDRGETALMIACRTKHVDSQSVSKARMVKYLLENKADPNIQDKSGKTALMHACLEKAGPEVVSLLLKSGADPSLQDHFNCSALVYAIHSEDKETLEILLHACRARGKEVIIITTDKSPSGRQKTKQYLNMLPAVLEERHSPPACTSPSEIELKTSPSPLSSSDQIKRALFDFKQLDHPQRVDNSSQTASVVRKSSSTKAGSKLVPIQWLQSEPWIKSSPSLFRQKKNTSVKKLQDITPEEQLSFKIGGLTLMKRFITRHQSIDIKDTAHLLKTFDQSKSRKLSYKELSPQTPGVEEKHNPNRILAGKDASSGHTGFISNLSSIIKKRNSGANQCSSDSQLTTNLMSSATAGLKSVTRKKKILSPPRSLLSGSREVLENTPPVIFSGRNQPFSERQGSGTVLLNHVAQTRPGFLPPLNVSPQPPVSDTTFINGVSGMISCGQKHLVPVAPPLPKDTKIEKR; this comes from the coding sequence ATGATGACTGAAAGGGTGGAGTTGCCAGCAGAGGGGACTTCCTTGATAAGAGCTGTCTATCAAAGCCGTCTGCGCCTCACCAGACTGCTATTAGAGGGTGGTGCCTACGTCAATGAGAGCAATGACAGAGGTGAAACCGCTTTAATGATTGCTTGTAGAACAAAGCATGTGGACTCCCAGAGTGTCAGCAAGGCAAGGATGGTTAAATACCTactggaaaacaaggctgatccGAACATACAGGACAAATCTGGGAAGACAGCCTTGATGCATGcttgtttagaaaaagcaggcCCTGAAGTAGTGTCTCTGCTACTGAAAAGCGGAGCTGACCCAAGCCTGCAAGACCATTTCAATTGCTCTGCACTTGTGTATGCAATACACTCTGAAGACAAAGAGACGCTGGAAATTCTTCTACATGCCTGCAGGGCTCGAGGAAAAGAAGTCATCATCATCACAACAGACAAGTCCCCATCAGGAAGGCAGAAGACAAAGCAGTACCTAAACATGCTTCCTGCAGTCCTTGAGGAACGCCACAGCCCGCCTGCTTGCACTTCCCCATCAGAAATAGAACTGAAAACGTCTCCATCCCCACTTTCAAGTTCAGATCAAATCAAAAGAGCCCTATTTGACTTTAAGCAGCTGGATCATCCACAGCGTGTGGACAACTCATCTCAGACAGCTTCAGTGGTGAGAAAATCCAGCTCAACAAAAGCAGGATCCAAGCTGGTGCCAATACAGTGGCTACAGTCTGAACCTTGGATAAAGAGCTCCCCTTCACTGTTTcgccagaaaaaaaatacctctGTAAAAAAACTTCAGGATATTACTCCAGAAGAGCAACTCTCTTTTAAAATTGGTGGCCTTACCTTAATGAAGAGATTCATCACCAGGCACCAAAGTATTGACATAAAAGACACTGCTCATTTACTGAAAACCTTTGATCAATCTAAGTCAAGGAAATTATCCTATAAAGAGCTAAGCCCTCAGACCCCAGGTGTTGAAGAGAAACATAACCCCAATAGGATTCTTGCAGGTAAGGATGCCAGTTCAGGACATACTGGCTTTATTTCAAACCTCAGCAGTATTATCAAAAAAAGAAATTCAGGAGCAAATCAGTGCAGCTCTGATTCTCAGTTAACTACTAATCTAATGTCTTCTGCTACAGCAGGACTTAAGTCAgtgacaagaaagaaaaagattctCTCTCCACCTCGCTCTTTGTTATCAGGGTCCAGAGAAGTACTGGAGAACACACCTCCTGTTATTTTCAGCGGGAGAAACCAGCCTTTCTCAGAAAGACAGGGTTCGGGAACTGTGTTGTTGAATCACGTTGCTCAGACAAGACCAGGTTTTCTTCCACCACTGAATGTAAGTCCTCAACCCCCAGTTTCAGATACTACTTTCATAAACGGAGTTTCTGGGATGATTTCCTGTGGACAAAAACACTTAGTACCAGTAGCACCTCCTTTACCTAAGGACACCAAAATAGAAAAACGCTGA